A single Musa acuminata AAA Group cultivar baxijiao chromosome BXJ2-1, Cavendish_Baxijiao_AAA, whole genome shotgun sequence DNA region contains:
- the LOC135598956 gene encoding 4-coumarate--CoA ligase 1-like: MGSIALPEETIFRSKLPDIEITNDIPLHTYCFERLAEFAGRPCVIDGATGTVLTYAEVDAAARGFAAGLFSVGIGRGDVFMILLRNSPEFVIAFLAASYRGAVATTANPFYTTGEIHKQAAGSGARLIITESCYVDKIREFAGERDITIVTVGDGPAPDGCRLFADLMGTDAGALSAAEFDPDDVVALPYSSGTTGLPKGVMLTHRSLITSVAQQVDGDNPNLYLHQDDVLLCVLPLFHIYSLNSVLLCGLRVGAAILIMRRFEVGPLLELVQRHRVTIAPFVPPIVLEFVKSPLVDGYDLSSIRMVMSGAAPMGKELEDKFMTKLPNAQLGQGYGMTEAGPVLSMCLAFAKEPFEVKSGACGTVVRNAEMKIVDPATGASLGSNQRGEICIRGAQIMKGYINDPEATRNTIDKDGWLHTGDIGYVDDDDEVFIVDRLKEIIKYKGFQVAPAELEALLITHPNIADAAVVPMKDEAAGEVPVAFVVRSNGSKISEDEIKQYISKQVVFYKRINKVFFTETIPKAPSGKILRKDLRAKLAAQFPIGPFP; the protein is encoded by the exons ATGGGTTCAATTGCGCTCCCGGAGGAGACCATTTTCCGATCCAAGTTGCCGGATATCGAGATCACCAACGACATTCCCCTACACACCTACTGTTTCGAGCGGCTGGCCGAGTTCGCCGGTCGCCCCTGCGTCATCGACGGTGCCACCGGCACCGTGCTCACCTACGCCGAGGTCGACGCCGCCGCACGCGGCTTCGCCGCCGGTCTGTTCAGTGTCGGCATCGGGCGGGGCGACGTGTTCATGATCCTCCTCCGCAACTCCCCCGAGTTCGTTATCGCCTTCCTCGCCGCCTCCTACCGGGGGGCCGTCGCCACCACCGCCAATCCCTTTTACACCACCGGCGAGATCCACAAGCAGGCGGCCGGCTCCGGCGCCCGCCTCATCATCACCGAGTCGTGCTACGTGGACAAGATCCGGGAGTTCGCCGGGGAGCGCGACATCACCATCGTCACCGTGGGCGACGGCCCCGCCCCCGACGGCTGCCGCCTCTTCGCCGACCTCATGGGGACGGACGCGGGCGCGCTGTCGGCGGCGGAGTTCGACCCGGACGACGTGGTCGCGCTGCCCTACTCGTCGGGCACCACCGGGCTGCCCAAGGGCGTGATGCTGACGCACCGGAGCCTGATCACGAGCGTGGCCCAGCAGGTGGACGGCGACAACCCCAATCTCTACCTCCACCAGGACGACGTGCTGCTCTGCGTGCTGCCGCTCTTCCACATCTACTCCCTCAACTCGGTGCTTCTCTGCGGGCTGCGCGTCGGCGCTGCCATCCTGATCATGCGGCGCTTCGAGGTCGGACCGCTGCTGGAACTGGTGCAGCGCCACAGGGTGACCATCGCGCCCTTCGTGCCGCCCATCGTGCTGGAGTTCGTGAAGAGCCCGCTCGTCGATGGCTACGACCTGTCGTCGATTCGGATGGTCATGTCCGGGGCGGCGCCCATGGGGAAGGAGCTCGAGGACAAGTTCATGACCAAACTTCCCAATGCCCAGCTGGGCCAG GGGTACGGGATGACGGAGGCGGGGCCGGTGCTTTCGATGTGCCTGGCGTTCGCGAAGGAGCCGTTCGAGGTGAAGTCGGGCGCGTGCGGCACCGTGGTGAGGAACGCGGAGATGAAGATCGTGGACCCCGCGACCGGCGCGTCCTTAGGCAGCAACCAGCGGGGCGAGATCTGCATCCGAGGAGCCCAAATCATGAAAG GTTATATCAATGATCCAGAGGCGACAAGGAACACCATAGACAAGGATGGTTGGCTGCACACAGGAGACATCGGGTATGTGGACGACGACGATGAGGTCTTCATCGTCGACAGGCTCAAGGAGATCATCAAGTACAAAGGTTTCCAGGTAGCCCCAGCTGAGCTTGAAGCTCTACTGATCACCCACCCTAACATCGCTGATGCCGCTGTTGTCCC GATGAAGGATGAAGCAGCTGGGGAAGTGCCCGTTGCATTTGTCGTGAGGTCGAATGGCTCGAAGATTTCCGAGGATGAGATCAAGCAATACATATCAAAACAG GTGGTTTTCTACAAGAGAATCAACAAGGTATTCTTCACGGAAACCATTCCGAAGGCACCATCCGGCAAAATCTTGAGGAAGGATCTAAGAGCAAAGCTAGCCGCCCAATTTCCCATCGGCCCATTTCCATGA